The following are encoded in a window of Corvus moneduloides isolate bCorMon1 chromosome 26, bCorMon1.pri, whole genome shotgun sequence genomic DNA:
- the MAP3K14 gene encoding mitogen-activated protein kinase kinase kinase 14 isoform X2 encodes MAVMGIACQGAPDPAVKHKKELTAAEGLKETVSEKQSSVCKVEDSKKVIFHSQWKILNDVITKGTAKEETEGGCASISIIAQAECENSQEFSPTLSERSFIAHSKRYSRSDSLDQIPNNVAHATEGRMAPTWRGRHRGRAKKKRHKKRSKLKGQPVAAGRRSPRTPEQESCTPIPVQEDESHQSTLYRNSFWVPEFNKDLGYDPLSFEKPDRVLSTGKLHSPRSQYKTELHKLISPIQCLNHVWKQRDTVPQPETLHPFPYNILPPHFPHVDNPLHAMKWNALDTYFHGDLNYQDSRLSGLNLEYNFTKCINQSVQTSSDKLSVEEYLVDALKGSVSFGEPQNLASLAKTWRGGGLEPKEQFHEASENEGVLLNEKLKPVDYEYREEVHWTKCHGSLGIGSFGEVYKIEDKQTGFQCAAKKVQVERFRAEELTTCAAVTSPSVVPLYGAVKEGPWVTIFMKLMEGGSLGQLIKQSGCLPEDRALSYLGQVLEGLEYLHAQNILHGDVKAENVLLSDDGSRALLCDFGHSAHLHPDGLGKCLVTGNYVPGTETHMAPEVVMGKRCDSKVDVWSSCCMMLHMLNGCHPWTQYYNHPLCLKIAKEPPPLREIPPSCNPLTAEIIKLGLEKEPLHRASASELKTKTSVALEEVGGVRSPWKGEYREPRHLSLNKENSAQTSLSPTVSPVSETGSGPKLSVKVSCASPVLPPPSLEQTEEVEGTHWNEGKELPETCDPPPLSSTPLPLKSCSHVERATTISEQELQQLEIELFLNSLSQPYSLEEQEQMLSCLSIDSPFVSDASEKNSMKASHSLRDTMSSGIHSWNSQADGQSCSWNNLLSRSRHTDTPSYFNGVKIQIQLLSGENLHIRDFHRTKVGDIATGISSQIPVPAFSLVTKEGQPVHYDMEVPDSGIELQCTLAPDCSVSWAWRVKHGQLENRP; translated from the exons ATGGCAGTGATGGGAATTGCATGCCAAGGAGCTCCTGATCCAGCCGTCAAGCACAAGAAGGAGCTCACGGCTGCTGAGGGGCTGAAAGAGACAGTGagtgaaaagcagagcagtgtttGCAAAGTAGAAGATTCAAAGAAGGTCATCTTTCACAGTCAGTGGAAAATCCTGAATGATGTAATCACCAAAGGAAcagcaaaagaagaaacagaaggaggCTGTGCATCAATTTCTATTATTGCCCAAGCAGAAT GTGAAAACAGTCAGGAGTTCAGCCCCACTTTATCAGAGAGATCCTTTATTGCCCACAGTAAACGTTACAG CCGCTCAGACAGTCTCGATCAGATCCCCAACAATGTGGCCCATGCCACAGAGGGGAGGATGGCACCCACCTGGAGAGGGAGGCACCGAGGCAGGGCCAAGAAGAAACGGCACAAGAAAAGATCCAAGCTGAAAGGAcagcctgtggctgctggcaggagaagTCCAAGAACTCCAGAACAGGAGAGCTGCACCCCAATTCCCGTCCAG gaGGATGAATCACACCAAAGTACTCTTTATAGAAACAGTTTTTGGGTTCCTGAATTTAACAAGGACTTGGGCTATGATCCACTGTCTTTTGAGAAGCCTGACAGAGTTTTGTCCACGGGCAAACTCCATTCCCCAAGGAGCCAATACAAAACTGAACTGCACAAGCTGATCAGCCCTATTCAGTGCCTTAATCATGTTTGGAAACAGAGGGACACTGTTCCCCAGCCTGAGACTCTCCATCCTTTTCCCTATAACATCCTTCCCCCCCATTTCCCACATGTGGACAATCCTCTCCATGCCATGAAATGGAATGCTCTGGACACATACTTCCATGGTGACCTCAACTATCAAGACAGTCGCTTATCTGGCCTAAACCTAGAATACAATTTCACCAAATGCATCAACCAGTCTGTGCAAACCAGTTCAGACAAGCTTTCTGTGGAAGAATATTTGGTAGATGCCTTGAAGGGGAGCGTGAGTTTTGGTGAACCACAAAATTTAGCCAGCCTGGCCAAAACGTGGAGAGGAGGTGGGCTGGAGCCGAAGGAACAATTCCATGAAGCGAGTGAAAATGAAGGCGTGCTGCTGAACGAG AAGCTGAAGCCGGTGGATTACGAGTACCGAGAAGAGGTTCACTGGACCAAGTGCCATGGTTCCTTGGGCATTGGCTCTTTTGGGGAAGTGTACAAGATAGAGGACAAGCAGACAGGATTTCAGTGTGCTGCCAAGAAG GTGCAGGTGGAACGCTTCCGTGCCGAGGAGCTGACGACGTGCGCGGCCGTGACGAGCCCCAGCGTGGTCCCCCTGTACGGTGCCGTCAAGGAGGGCCCCTGGGTGACCATCTTCATGAAGCTGatggagg GTGGCTCATTAGGGCAGCTCATTAAACAGAGTGGCTGCCTGCCAGAGGACAGAGCCCTCAGCTACCTGGGCCAGGTGTTAGAGGGTCTGGAGTATCTTCATGCTCAAAACATTCTCCATGGAGATGTCAAAG CGGAGAACGTGCTGCTGTCGGACGATGGGAGCAGGGCCCTCCTGTGTGACTTTGGCCACTCTGCTCACCTGCACCCGGACGGGCTGGGAAAGTGCTTGGTCACAG GGAACTACGTGCCTGGCACAGAAACCCACATGGCCCCGGAGGTGGTGATGGGGAAGCGCTGTGACTCCAAGGTGGACgtgtggagcagctgctgcatgaTGCTGCACATGCTCAACGGCTGCCACCCCTGGACCCAGTACTACAACCACCCCCTCTGCCTGAAG ATCGCTAAAGAGCCGCCTCCTCTGAGGGAAATTCCACCTTCCTGCAACCCTCTCACTGCTGAGATTATTaagctggggctggagaaggagcCTCTCCACAGGGCATCTGCGTCAGAGCTCAAAACTAAGACCAGTGTGGCCCTTGAGGAAG TGGGAGGTGTGAGAAGCCCCTGGAAAGGTGAATACAGAGAGCCCAGACATTTATCTttgaacaaagaaaacagtgcaCAGACATCCCTGTCCCCCACAGTGAGCCCAGTTTCTGAGACTGGTTCTGGCCCAAAACTGTCAGTCAAAGTTTCCTGTGCCAGCCCAGTCCTACCACCCCCATCTCTGGAGCAAACAGAGGAGGTTGAGGGAACCCACTGGAATGAGGGCAAGGAGTTACCTGAGACCTGTGAtccccctcctctctcctcaaCTCCTCTGCCCCTGAAGAGCTGCAGCCACGTGGAAAGAGCCACAACCATTTCAGAGCAagagcttcagcagctggaaattg AACTGTTTCTGaacagcctttcccagccttaCTCTCTGGAAGAACAAGAGCAAATGCTTTCGTGCCTCAGCATCGACAGCCCCTTTGTGTCAGATGCCAGTGAGAAG AACTCCATGAAGGCTTCTCACAGCTTGAGGGACACCATGAGCTCTGGGATCCATTCCTGGAACAGCCAGGCAGAcgggcagagctgcagctggaacaaCCTGCTGAGCCGCAGCCGGCACACGGACACTCCCAGCTACTTCAACG
- the MAP3K14 gene encoding mitogen-activated protein kinase kinase kinase 14 isoform X1 — protein sequence MAVMGIACQGAPDPAVKHKKELTAAEGLKETVSEKQSSVCKVEDSKKVIFHSQWKILNDVITKGTAKEETEGGCASISIIAQAECENSQEFSPTLSERSFIAHSKRYSSRSDSLDQIPNNVAHATEGRMAPTWRGRHRGRAKKKRHKKRSKLKGQPVAAGRRSPRTPEQESCTPIPVQEDESHQSTLYRNSFWVPEFNKDLGYDPLSFEKPDRVLSTGKLHSPRSQYKTELHKLISPIQCLNHVWKQRDTVPQPETLHPFPYNILPPHFPHVDNPLHAMKWNALDTYFHGDLNYQDSRLSGLNLEYNFTKCINQSVQTSSDKLSVEEYLVDALKGSVSFGEPQNLASLAKTWRGGGLEPKEQFHEASENEGVLLNEKLKPVDYEYREEVHWTKCHGSLGIGSFGEVYKIEDKQTGFQCAAKKVQVERFRAEELTTCAAVTSPSVVPLYGAVKEGPWVTIFMKLMEGGSLGQLIKQSGCLPEDRALSYLGQVLEGLEYLHAQNILHGDVKAENVLLSDDGSRALLCDFGHSAHLHPDGLGKCLVTGNYVPGTETHMAPEVVMGKRCDSKVDVWSSCCMMLHMLNGCHPWTQYYNHPLCLKIAKEPPPLREIPPSCNPLTAEIIKLGLEKEPLHRASASELKTKTSVALEEVGGVRSPWKGEYREPRHLSLNKENSAQTSLSPTVSPVSETGSGPKLSVKVSCASPVLPPPSLEQTEEVEGTHWNEGKELPETCDPPPLSSTPLPLKSCSHVERATTISEQELQQLEIELFLNSLSQPYSLEEQEQMLSCLSIDSPFVSDASEKNSMKASHSLRDTMSSGIHSWNSQADGQSCSWNNLLSRSRHTDTPSYFNGVKIQIQLLSGENLHIRDFHRTKVGDIATGISSQIPVPAFSLVTKEGQPVHYDMEVPDSGIELQCTLAPDCSVSWAWRVKHGQLENRP from the exons ATGGCAGTGATGGGAATTGCATGCCAAGGAGCTCCTGATCCAGCCGTCAAGCACAAGAAGGAGCTCACGGCTGCTGAGGGGCTGAAAGAGACAGTGagtgaaaagcagagcagtgtttGCAAAGTAGAAGATTCAAAGAAGGTCATCTTTCACAGTCAGTGGAAAATCCTGAATGATGTAATCACCAAAGGAAcagcaaaagaagaaacagaaggaggCTGTGCATCAATTTCTATTATTGCCCAAGCAGAAT GTGAAAACAGTCAGGAGTTCAGCCCCACTTTATCAGAGAGATCCTTTATTGCCCACAGTAAACGTTACAG CAGCCGCTCAGACAGTCTCGATCAGATCCCCAACAATGTGGCCCATGCCACAGAGGGGAGGATGGCACCCACCTGGAGAGGGAGGCACCGAGGCAGGGCCAAGAAGAAACGGCACAAGAAAAGATCCAAGCTGAAAGGAcagcctgtggctgctggcaggagaagTCCAAGAACTCCAGAACAGGAGAGCTGCACCCCAATTCCCGTCCAG gaGGATGAATCACACCAAAGTACTCTTTATAGAAACAGTTTTTGGGTTCCTGAATTTAACAAGGACTTGGGCTATGATCCACTGTCTTTTGAGAAGCCTGACAGAGTTTTGTCCACGGGCAAACTCCATTCCCCAAGGAGCCAATACAAAACTGAACTGCACAAGCTGATCAGCCCTATTCAGTGCCTTAATCATGTTTGGAAACAGAGGGACACTGTTCCCCAGCCTGAGACTCTCCATCCTTTTCCCTATAACATCCTTCCCCCCCATTTCCCACATGTGGACAATCCTCTCCATGCCATGAAATGGAATGCTCTGGACACATACTTCCATGGTGACCTCAACTATCAAGACAGTCGCTTATCTGGCCTAAACCTAGAATACAATTTCACCAAATGCATCAACCAGTCTGTGCAAACCAGTTCAGACAAGCTTTCTGTGGAAGAATATTTGGTAGATGCCTTGAAGGGGAGCGTGAGTTTTGGTGAACCACAAAATTTAGCCAGCCTGGCCAAAACGTGGAGAGGAGGTGGGCTGGAGCCGAAGGAACAATTCCATGAAGCGAGTGAAAATGAAGGCGTGCTGCTGAACGAG AAGCTGAAGCCGGTGGATTACGAGTACCGAGAAGAGGTTCACTGGACCAAGTGCCATGGTTCCTTGGGCATTGGCTCTTTTGGGGAAGTGTACAAGATAGAGGACAAGCAGACAGGATTTCAGTGTGCTGCCAAGAAG GTGCAGGTGGAACGCTTCCGTGCCGAGGAGCTGACGACGTGCGCGGCCGTGACGAGCCCCAGCGTGGTCCCCCTGTACGGTGCCGTCAAGGAGGGCCCCTGGGTGACCATCTTCATGAAGCTGatggagg GTGGCTCATTAGGGCAGCTCATTAAACAGAGTGGCTGCCTGCCAGAGGACAGAGCCCTCAGCTACCTGGGCCAGGTGTTAGAGGGTCTGGAGTATCTTCATGCTCAAAACATTCTCCATGGAGATGTCAAAG CGGAGAACGTGCTGCTGTCGGACGATGGGAGCAGGGCCCTCCTGTGTGACTTTGGCCACTCTGCTCACCTGCACCCGGACGGGCTGGGAAAGTGCTTGGTCACAG GGAACTACGTGCCTGGCACAGAAACCCACATGGCCCCGGAGGTGGTGATGGGGAAGCGCTGTGACTCCAAGGTGGACgtgtggagcagctgctgcatgaTGCTGCACATGCTCAACGGCTGCCACCCCTGGACCCAGTACTACAACCACCCCCTCTGCCTGAAG ATCGCTAAAGAGCCGCCTCCTCTGAGGGAAATTCCACCTTCCTGCAACCCTCTCACTGCTGAGATTATTaagctggggctggagaaggagcCTCTCCACAGGGCATCTGCGTCAGAGCTCAAAACTAAGACCAGTGTGGCCCTTGAGGAAG TGGGAGGTGTGAGAAGCCCCTGGAAAGGTGAATACAGAGAGCCCAGACATTTATCTttgaacaaagaaaacagtgcaCAGACATCCCTGTCCCCCACAGTGAGCCCAGTTTCTGAGACTGGTTCTGGCCCAAAACTGTCAGTCAAAGTTTCCTGTGCCAGCCCAGTCCTACCACCCCCATCTCTGGAGCAAACAGAGGAGGTTGAGGGAACCCACTGGAATGAGGGCAAGGAGTTACCTGAGACCTGTGAtccccctcctctctcctcaaCTCCTCTGCCCCTGAAGAGCTGCAGCCACGTGGAAAGAGCCACAACCATTTCAGAGCAagagcttcagcagctggaaattg AACTGTTTCTGaacagcctttcccagccttaCTCTCTGGAAGAACAAGAGCAAATGCTTTCGTGCCTCAGCATCGACAGCCCCTTTGTGTCAGATGCCAGTGAGAAG AACTCCATGAAGGCTTCTCACAGCTTGAGGGACACCATGAGCTCTGGGATCCATTCCTGGAACAGCCAGGCAGAcgggcagagctgcagctggaacaaCCTGCTGAGCCGCAGCCGGCACACGGACACTCCCAGCTACTTCAACG